In Flavobacterium endoglycinae, one DNA window encodes the following:
- a CDS encoding helix-turn-helix domain-containing protein, with protein MKTKPAEKIKTYEAKGFRERFLGEDNPMHLLFKSNSDHFFCLRTEEMMRLQYPVPPSKHSCHTLIFVSSGTHIMKTGYEEFQTTTNEIIMVPAGQIFSIDNIYSSHTGYICQFHPDILIGKYGSREMLNDFDFLKVSGNPKVSLASEDIQTVVTILDRLKREYSETPRANLNIVQSYLIALFYEMSKNSVKTSKGISAAEIISNKFKELIHQNIKTQHQVNYYASVLNVSPNHLNKCVKTVTGKTAAKWIEETILLEAKYLLFQTTFSVGEIAAQIGLEDQSYFSRFFKKSEGISPIQYRKMIDKS; from the coding sequence ATGAAGACAAAGCCGGCTGAAAAAATAAAAACGTATGAAGCAAAAGGTTTTCGGGAGAGATTTCTTGGCGAAGATAATCCGATGCATTTGCTTTTCAAGTCCAATTCGGATCATTTTTTTTGTTTGAGAACAGAAGAAATGATGCGTCTTCAATATCCAGTCCCGCCATCTAAGCATAGTTGTCATACCTTAATTTTTGTATCATCAGGCACGCATATTATGAAAACCGGGTATGAAGAGTTTCAAACGACGACTAATGAGATTATAATGGTTCCAGCCGGACAGATTTTTTCAATTGATAATATTTACAGTTCGCATACGGGATACATCTGCCAATTTCATCCTGATATTTTAATTGGGAAATATGGAAGCCGAGAAATGCTGAATGATTTCGATTTTTTAAAAGTTTCTGGAAATCCTAAAGTGAGTTTGGCTTCAGAAGATATCCAAACTGTTGTCACGATTTTAGACCGTTTGAAAAGGGAATATTCTGAAACTCCCCGCGCCAATCTGAATATTGTACAATCATATTTGATTGCTTTGTTTTATGAAATGAGCAAAAATTCGGTTAAAACTTCTAAAGGGATTTCGGCAGCCGAAATTATTTCAAACAAGTTCAAGGAATTAATTCATCAAAATATTAAAACACAGCATCAGGTAAATTATTATGCTTCGGTTTTAAATGTAAGTCCCAACCATTTAAACAAATGCGTGAAAACCGTTACTGGCAAAACAGCCGCGAAATGGATTGAAGAAACCATTTTACTGGAAGCTAAATACCTGCTTTTTCAAACTACTTTTTCTGTAGGTGAAATCGCAGCACAAATAGGACTTGAAGATCAATCTTACTTTAGCCGTTTTTTTAAAAAGAGCGAAGGAATATCGCCTATCCAATACCGAAAAATGATTGATAAATCCTAA
- a CDS encoding DUF6642 family protein, giving the protein MDNEKFIFCLEGVQDIDIVTTTDVVKNLEEIAFDQGIASIYKTCDTIEGLEESLTALLYDDHNFKDYEIIYLVMPGQENNICLHDYYYSIEEIAELFEGKMKGKIIHFANKKRLDLNDEEAQYFLDITGARAISGYGSTYNKIASCSTIDKAFFSLYQENDDLTEVVEELFQKHYALCKLLDFRLYY; this is encoded by the coding sequence ATGGATAATGAAAAATTTATTTTCTGCCTGGAAGGCGTTCAGGACATAGACATCGTTACGACTACTGATGTGGTTAAAAATCTCGAAGAAATTGCTTTTGATCAGGGCATTGCCAGCATTTATAAAACCTGCGACACTATTGAAGGACTTGAAGAAAGTTTAACTGCGCTTCTTTATGATGATCATAATTTTAAGGATTATGAAATCATTTATTTGGTAATGCCGGGACAGGAAAATAATATCTGCCTTCATGACTATTATTACAGCATAGAAGAAATAGCCGAACTTTTTGAAGGAAAAATGAAAGGAAAGATTATTCATTTTGCCAATAAAAAAAGATTGGACCTCAACGACGAAGAAGCTCAATATTTTCTTGATATTACGGGTGCACGCGCCATTTCTGGTTATGGCTCTACTTATAACAAAATTGCCAGCTGCAGTACCATTGACAAAGCTTTTTTTAGTCTGTATCAGGAAAATGATGACCTAACTGAAGTGGTTGAAGAATTGTTTCAAAAGCATTATGCGCTTTGTAAATTACTTGATTTTAGATTGTATTATTAA